One Corynebacterium uterequi DNA segment encodes these proteins:
- a CDS encoding ArsR/SmtB family transcription factor: protein MTESQVLDATCRSLVDEPLSTHDALALAQTFKIIGDPARLLIISEIAQAGATPPTVTQLTERLNLAQSTVSHHLKKLTSVGVVSRHRCGREVTHSLVPETFERLSALLSYSPQQ, encoded by the coding sequence ATGACGGAATCTCAAGTCCTGGACGCCACGTGCCGTTCCCTGGTCGACGAGCCCCTGTCCACCCACGATGCCCTTGCCCTCGCACAGACATTCAAGATCATCGGGGATCCGGCACGGCTGCTCATCATCTCCGAAATCGCGCAGGCTGGCGCTACCCCGCCGACGGTCACCCAACTCACCGAGCGGCTCAACCTCGCCCAATCGACGGTGTCCCACCACCTCAAGAAGCTCACCAGCGTCGGCGTGGTGAGCCGACACCGGTGCGGCCGGGAGGTCACCCATAGCCTGGTCCCGGAAACCTTCGAGCGCCTCAGCGCGTTGCTGAGTTATTCGCCGCAGCAGTAA